One segment of Nostoc flagelliforme CCNUN1 DNA contains the following:
- a CDS encoding chemotaxis protein CheB, whose protein sequence is MNLEHLAKTDAPFPVVGIAASAGGLEAFTDLIRHLPTDTGMAFVLIQHLSPDYESLLSEILSRFTEMPVSQVQDQMVVEPNQIYVIPPNAQMTLVDGIFNLAPRQKIQGHYAPGDVFFGSLAVDRGNKAIAVVLSGMDGDGSQGVKAVKEAGGVTFAQCEATARFDRMPNTAVATGSVDFVLPPQTIATELTKLSRSPYLHRSEAIEIQIVQESPQPGDALETILALLRTTTGIDFTLYKPTTIARRMQRRMLLYKFESLKDYAQYLQKHPAEVQALYEEILIHVTSFFRDPETFEQLKTQVLPTLSQNKMASTSIRIWVAGCSTGEEVYSIAICLLEFFSDRATMPPIQIFATDISEAALNKARAGFYLKNQLGGVSPARLNRFFVPISGGYQISSNLRELCVFARHNLGSDPPFSNLDLISCLDFGQKELFA, encoded by the coding sequence ATGAACCTGGAGCATCTCGCTAAAACCGATGCTCCTTTCCCGGTGGTAGGGATTGCTGCTTCAGCTGGGGGACTGGAGGCATTCACAGACCTGATTCGTCACTTGCCGACGGATACAGGCATGGCATTTGTGCTGATTCAACATCTGTCTCCCGACTACGAAAGTCTGCTGTCCGAAATCTTAAGCAGATTTACCGAAATGCCCGTGTCTCAAGTGCAAGACCAGATGGTGGTTGAGCCAAATCAGATTTATGTGATTCCGCCCAACGCTCAGATGACGCTGGTAGACGGCATCTTCAATCTCGCTCCACGCCAGAAAATTCAGGGTCACTATGCACCTGGAGATGTATTTTTTGGCTCCTTAGCAGTGGATCGGGGGAACAAAGCGATCGCAGTCGTTCTATCAGGCATGGATGGAGACGGGTCGCAGGGGGTAAAAGCGGTTAAGGAGGCGGGCGGTGTGACGTTTGCTCAATGTGAAGCAACCGCCAGATTTGATAGGATGCCGAATACCGCTGTTGCGACTGGCAGTGTGGATTTTGTGCTGCCGCCGCAAACTATTGCCACAGAATTGACAAAACTCAGTCGTAGTCCCTATTTACACCGCTCAGAGGCGATTGAGATCCAGATCGTACAGGAGTCGCCCCAACCCGGCGATGCCCTGGAAACCATTCTTGCGCTGTTGCGAACCACGACTGGCATTGACTTTACGCTTTACAAACCCACGACGATCGCTCGCCGAATGCAGCGTCGGATGCTGTTGTATAAGTTCGAAAGCTTAAAGGATTATGCTCAGTATCTGCAAAAACACCCGGCTGAAGTTCAAGCATTGTATGAAGAGATTCTGATCCATGTCACTAGTTTTTTCCGCGATCCAGAAACCTTTGAGCAGTTAAAAACGCAGGTTCTCCCCACCCTTAGCCAAAACAAAATGGCTAGCACTTCGATACGGATTTGGGTCGCAGGGTGTTCCACGGGGGAAGAAGTTTACTCGATCGCCATTTGCTTATTAGAGTTTTTCAGCGATCGGGCGACCATGCCGCCGATCCAAATTTTTGCCACCGATATCAGCGAAGCGGCGCTCAACAAAGCCAGGGCAGGCTTCTACTTAAAAAACCAGCTTGGAGGAGTTTCACCCGCTCGGCTCAACCGCTTCTTTGTTCCTATATCCGGGGGGTATCAGATTAGCAGCAACCTCCGGGAACTGTGTGTCTTTGCCCGACACAATTTAGGGAGCGACCCGCCGTTCTCCAACCTTGACCTGATTAGCTGTTTGGACTTTGGACAAAAAGAACTGTTCGCGTAA
- a CDS encoding plasmid replication protein, CyRepA1 family, with protein MLHTIEYPNNLKATQYHELYVGSAIHPALIKRNFFHIEGETIYNYLFISNKIPRKNGGRVTDTYIKKYDHLLPGGIWIQSLDPLNNWLPMEWGRIKPNFPRIDWQSQKPVKYESPPKTANRVTYFDIPNCLLNKIARRYNIPDIQKVLFAKRGQKLHVKGRRKNALYAANLRNSLSYAQSSSLLGLCRQDYLNPLMFWLWVKQHKLNFIDSGQKNVQITFWEWIKQHPEIPIILCEGEKKAACLLSLGFVAIALPGIWNGRVGKQDFDERLHPDLVPMALSGRKFIILFDYETSSKTRWSVFQATVRTAKAIESAGCDCVVALLPGPEKGVDDFVVARGLDANAGLTAIIDDAKSLADYQRSYRAKKWGLSKYKPDVTINVKYLSEALCIPELEEKCNLPEQNDLEKEQLFTPSIKGHPSNKESIDSGGVERDKSKKSPTFNFPKSGLVVLWSDMGTGKTELMRWWRDQNPDARFLNNGHRVNLLKNLGLRLRTAMYSDLGYTGLAQAQALSITIDSLHKLNTQSLTYGCIFIDEACQYLTHLLHSNTCRQHRAAILEVLEYIVYNAPLVVIADAHMDDLTVNFFLAMRPKGEVPYIIKNEWRNGSRTIYWYEGDNESALVAQISAALMLGEKVMVASDSKRFIKKLDKSFTIKYEESNSEKSHTPQKWRIWSVHSDNSGSDENVAFIKDITNAVKNFDALFTSPSLGTGLDISEYHFDLVFGVFHGASQTATECAQQLYRYRPKVPFHVWVAPRPPFGYQDTNAAKIKERLLQSNEVTAFLLRIDRETGKRGAEKDWALEAYCQILGNRHYSLNNLREDLRSLLTEMGNTFISVGSDDDDQARESLKAAAQALDRAHNSHVAKANNITLSEYRARQSKDYLDPNEIFECEKFRISDSYGIEVTESLVEMDKGGRLIRALAGLEAILAPPEESFTDPKTGRSYPTPPKIVTQKDRTERDNLPLCIDWGNYSARWLARFNLGLHQILLSLMKGDEVTADDSTLYS; from the coding sequence ATATTGCACACAATTGAATACCCCAACAACCTCAAGGCTACCCAATACCATGAGTTATATGTTGGTAGTGCCATTCATCCGGCGTTGATTAAGCGCAACTTCTTCCACATTGAAGGGGAAACAATCTACAACTACCTGTTTATCTCCAATAAAATCCCTCGCAAAAATGGCGGTCGAGTCACAGATACATACATCAAAAAGTATGATCATCTCTTACCGGGGGGGATATGGATTCAATCCCTTGACCCGTTAAATAATTGGCTCCCAATGGAATGGGGAAGAATTAAGCCCAATTTCCCCCGTATCGATTGGCAATCACAGAAGCCCGTCAAATACGAGTCACCCCCCAAGACAGCTAACCGAGTTACCTACTTCGATATTCCCAACTGTCTTTTAAACAAGATTGCACGGCGCTACAACATCCCCGATATTCAAAAAGTACTTTTTGCAAAACGTGGTCAAAAGCTGCATGTTAAAGGTCGAAGAAAAAACGCTCTCTATGCTGCCAACTTACGTAATTCGCTCTCATACGCGCAGTCTAGTTCTCTTTTAGGACTATGCAGACAAGACTATCTCAATCCCCTAATGTTTTGGTTATGGGTAAAGCAGCACAAACTAAATTTCATCGACTCTGGGCAGAAAAATGTACAAATCACCTTCTGGGAGTGGATAAAGCAGCATCCAGAGATTCCAATAATATTATGCGAGGGCGAAAAAAAGGCAGCTTGCTTGCTGAGTCTGGGATTTGTAGCGATCGCCCTCCCTGGAATTTGGAACGGGCGCGTTGGCAAACAAGATTTCGATGAACGGTTGCATCCTGACTTAGTACCAATGGCTCTCTCTGGGCGCAAGTTCATAATTCTTTTTGACTACGAAACTTCTTCTAAAACCAGGTGGTCGGTGTTTCAAGCCACTGTTCGCACTGCAAAAGCAATCGAATCGGCTGGTTGTGATTGTGTTGTTGCGCTGTTGCCGGGGCCAGAAAAAGGCGTTGATGATTTCGTGGTAGCCAGGGGTCTTGATGCTAACGCAGGACTTACCGCAATCATCGATGATGCTAAATCACTTGCTGATTACCAGCGCTCGTATCGGGCTAAGAAATGGGGACTTAGCAAATACAAACCAGATGTCACTATTAACGTCAAGTATCTTTCTGAGGCTTTGTGCATTCCTGAACTTGAAGAAAAATGCAATTTGCCTGAGCAAAATGATCTTGAAAAGGAACAACTTTTCACGCCATCTATAAAAGGACATCCTTCAAACAAGGAGTCTATCGATTCTGGCGGAGTTGAAAGAGACAAATCGAAGAAATCCCCTACCTTCAATTTCCCAAAATCAGGGCTAGTCGTACTCTGGAGCGACATGGGCACTGGTAAAACTGAACTTATGCGCTGGTGGCGTGACCAAAATCCTGATGCGCGGTTCCTCAACAATGGACATCGGGTTAACTTGTTGAAAAATCTTGGCCTTCGTTTGCGGACGGCGATGTATTCAGACTTGGGTTACACAGGTTTAGCCCAGGCTCAAGCCCTTAGTATTACTATTGACAGCTTGCATAAGCTGAATACTCAGTCTCTCACCTACGGCTGCATATTTATTGATGAAGCCTGCCAATACCTCACCCACTTACTGCATAGTAATACTTGCAGACAACACCGTGCAGCAATCCTAGAAGTACTGGAATATATAGTATACAACGCGCCGTTAGTGGTGATTGCCGATGCACACATGGATGATTTAACGGTAAACTTCTTTCTTGCAATGCGACCCAAGGGTGAAGTACCTTACATCATTAAAAACGAGTGGCGAAACGGTTCACGCACAATTTATTGGTACGAGGGGGATAATGAGAGCGCTCTAGTCGCCCAAATCTCGGCGGCGCTGATGCTTGGAGAAAAAGTTATGGTTGCCAGTGACAGTAAGCGTTTTATCAAAAAACTCGACAAATCCTTTACAATCAAATACGAAGAATCTAACTCCGAAAAATCACATACACCACAAAAATGGCGCATCTGGTCGGTTCATTCCGATAATTCTGGCAGTGATGAGAATGTCGCTTTCATCAAAGATATCACCAACGCCGTCAAAAACTTTGATGCCTTGTTCACCTCTCCCAGTCTCGGTACTGGTTTAGATATTTCCGAGTATCATTTTGACTTAGTATTTGGTGTGTTTCACGGCGCTTCCCAAACTGCTACCGAGTGCGCCCAACAACTTTACCGTTATCGCCCCAAAGTCCCGTTTCACGTTTGGGTAGCCCCGCGCCCCCCATTTGGATACCAAGATACTAATGCCGCCAAGATTAAAGAACGCCTTCTCCAATCCAATGAAGTGACTGCTTTTCTGTTGCGGATTGACCGAGAAACAGGCAAGCGGGGTGCAGAGAAAGATTGGGCGCTTGAGGCTTACTGCCAAATTCTCGGCAACCGCCACTATTCTCTGAATAATCTGCGTGAGGATTTGCGATCGCTCCTCACCGAAATGGGCAATACCTTTATATCTGTGGGCAGTGATGATGATGACCAAGCAAGAGAAAGTCTAAAAGCGGCAGCACAAGCTTTGGATCGTGCCCACAATTCTCATGTTGCCAAGGCGAACAATATTACTTTGAGTGAGTACCGCGCCCGTCAGAGCAAAGATTATCTTGACCCTAATGAAATTTTTGAATGTGAAAAGTTTCGCATTTCTGATTCTTACGGCATCGAAGTAACCGAATCACTCGTAGAAATGGATAAAGGTGGCCGCTTAATAAGAGCCTTAGCCGGACTTGAGGCCATTTTAGCCCCACCCGAAGAATCGTTTACTGACCCCAAAACTGGGCGAAGTTATCCTACCCCACCAAAAATTGTCACCCAAAAAGACCGCACCGAACGGGACAATCTACCTTTGTGCATTGACTGGGGTAATTATTCGGCGCGGTGGCTGGCTAGATTTAACCTGGGACTGCATCAAATTCTCTTAAGTTTAATGAAGGGTGATGAAGTTACCGCCGACGATTCCACCTTATATTCGTGA
- a CDS encoding NF041680 family putative transposase — protein sequence MPKFNYNQLITQFQDFRQKIYNCFESCSDACMNLLDALAGNTGANSIAELSLNPLFPRSYNSIYKAISESFNTTSQDTSNKVEEAEEEKDNLIRVISELIDQPQKRPFYLFATDTTPHPRPYAKTLAERGYIYQPNTIKGNKPINIGHSYSILSILPEKKNANAAPWSIPISGERVSLDKSSVEVGSEQIQALMCDSSLHWHEKLCVLVADSAYSQRSFLFEQSKHQNLVIVARCRSNRIFYQSPPVEESKKKRGCPKKYGERFDLADAETWHLPDETTQTQQTTRKGRLLNITILAWHQMLMRGTKEQKMYRHPFTLIRVHVTDNTGNSVWKPMWLIVIGNQRQQISATVAYQSFRQRFDIEHMFRFCKQHLLMTEFQTPDVKHEENWIRLVMLAYAQLWASKDLATHLPRPWERYLKPESDTIMTPSAVQRDFQRIISEIGTPARSPKTRGNSIGRVQGQAQTQRTKHPIVKKQSKPTPDKQKAA from the coding sequence ATGCCGAAATTTAATTACAATCAATTAATAACGCAATTCCAAGATTTTCGACAAAAAATTTACAACTGTTTTGAATCGTGCAGTGATGCCTGTATGAATTTGTTGGATGCGCTTGCGGGTAATACAGGAGCCAATTCAATTGCTGAGTTATCTTTAAATCCTTTGTTTCCTAGAAGCTATAACTCTATTTATAAAGCAATATCTGAATCATTTAATACAACTAGTCAGGATACGAGCAATAAAGTTGAAGAAGCAGAAGAAGAAAAAGATAACTTAATTAGGGTAATATCTGAGTTAATTGACCAACCACAAAAACGCCCTTTTTACTTATTCGCAACTGATACAACACCACATCCGCGTCCTTACGCTAAAACTTTAGCTGAACGTGGGTATATTTATCAGCCGAATACAATAAAAGGTAACAAACCTATTAATATTGGTCATTCTTATTCGATACTTTCTATCTTACCAGAGAAAAAAAATGCTAATGCTGCACCTTGGTCAATACCAATATCAGGAGAAAGGGTATCCCTTGATAAAAGTAGCGTTGAAGTAGGAAGCGAACAGATTCAAGCACTAATGTGCGATTCATCACTTCATTGGCATGAAAAATTGTGCGTATTAGTAGCAGATAGTGCTTATAGCCAACGTTCATTTCTCTTTGAGCAGTCCAAACACCAAAATTTGGTAATCGTCGCTAGATGCCGTAGTAATCGAATTTTCTACCAATCTCCACCCGTTGAGGAGTCAAAGAAAAAACGTGGCTGTCCAAAAAAATACGGTGAGCGGTTTGATTTGGCTGATGCTGAAACTTGGCATCTTCCGGACGAGACAACACAAACACAGCAGACAACTCGTAAGGGTCGCCTTTTAAACATTACTATCCTTGCTTGGCATCAAATGTTGATGAGGGGAACTAAGGAGCAAAAAATGTACCGTCATCCCTTCACCCTTATTAGGGTTCATGTAACTGATAATACTGGTAATTCTGTTTGGAAACCCATGTGGTTAATTGTCATCGGCAACCAACGTCAACAAATCTCAGCTACTGTTGCTTACCAAAGTTTCAGACAGAGGTTTGATATTGAACACATGTTCCGTTTCTGCAAACAACATTTGTTGATGACGGAGTTTCAAACTCCAGATGTCAAACACGAGGAAAATTGGATACGCTTAGTAATGCTCGCTTACGCACAACTCTGGGCGTCAAAAGATTTAGCAACACACTTACCTAGACCCTGGGAGCGTTATTTAAAACCTGAAAGTGATACAATCATGACTCCCAGTGCCGTACAACGCGATTTTCAAAGAATTATTTCCGAGATTGGTACACCCGCCCGTTCTCCCAAAACCCGAGGAAATTCAATCGGTCGAGTTCAAGGTCAGGCTCAAACGCAACGAACTAAGCATCCTATTGTCAAGAAGCAGTCAAAACCAACACCTGATAAACAAAAAGCCGCGTAA
- a CDS encoding beta strand repeat-containing protein, which translates to MANIIGTNGNDTLVGYFGSDEDTIDGLRGNDTITGRIDNDILTGGSGNDKFVYELYDGIDIITDFGGVGKGSNPSAAVIAEVDTLIFQDRTARNLLLVQNGNNLEITFEEVADLGALIGNYLIYSGEPDFVETKVILQNFTLENLDNLSTLGNIQFSAQTSISDSFDVVNANSTQENPFNKNTVTFFNDLNNYVIGFDNSNDVINGQGGNDSINGKTGNDLLRGGTGNDTLIGDLGNDTLVGGTDNDLLRGSTGNDTLIDDSGNNILNGGTGNDTLNVEGSTGDNLLSGDNGNDYLFASNTYRYPLYSTSGNNTLNGGAGDDTLNVNGSTGDNLLFGDDGNDSLSASGYYDYYYFEKYETSGNNTLNGGDGNDTLDVRSSTGDNLVFGGDGNDYLSSNASTIRGSLFDSSGNNTLNGGDGKDTLIVGGTGDNLVFGGDGNDSLSVYGYFESFQEFNNVPGNNTLNGGAGDDTLNVDLPQSDNLLSGGDGNDSLFVSDQQYYYNDDGAFGKNTLNGGAGNDTLNADISKGDNLLSGGNGNDYLSASGNLDGNIASGNNTLNGGAGNDILKVDNSTGDNLLDGGNGNDSLSASGALGNNTLKGGAGNDTLTGGNGNDTLYGGNGADTFAFNSYNQGVDSIYDFNANNEFIQVSAAGFGGGLLRGFLSASQFTLGTSATTIAHRFIYDDTTGALYFDQDGSRGAFTQVKFAQLFGGVSLSENDFYVIA; encoded by the coding sequence ATGGCAAATATCATTGGAACCAACGGTAATGATACTCTAGTGGGCTACTTCGGCTCCGACGAGGATACAATTGACGGTCTAAGGGGGAATGATACCATCACAGGTCGTATAGACAATGATATCCTGACTGGTGGCAGCGGCAACGATAAATTTGTTTATGAATTGTACGACGGCATCGATATTATCACCGATTTCGGTGGCGTAGGTAAAGGCTCAAATCCCTCGGCAGCAGTCATTGCCGAAGTGGATACCCTGATATTCCAAGATAGAACTGCCCGAAATCTGCTACTCGTCCAAAATGGTAACAATCTGGAAATTACCTTTGAAGAGGTGGCTGATCTGGGTGCTCTGATTGGTAACTATCTGATTTACTCTGGCGAGCCAGATTTCGTTGAGACGAAAGTCATCTTGCAAAACTTTACCCTGGAAAACCTAGATAACCTATCAACGCTGGGCAATATCCAGTTTTCTGCGCAAACCAGCATCAGTGATAGCTTTGATGTCGTCAATGCCAACTCCACCCAAGAGAACCCGTTCAACAAGAACACAGTTACCTTTTTTAACGACCTGAATAACTATGTCATCGGCTTTGACAATTCAAATGATGTCATCAATGGTCAGGGCGGTAATGACAGCATCAACGGCAAAACTGGCAACGACCTGCTGCGCGGTGGTACGGGGAATGATACTCTCATTGGTGATCTGGGCAATGACACCCTTGTTGGTGGTACTGATAACGACCTGCTGCGAGGTAGTACGGGGAATGATACTCTCATTGATGATAGTGGCAACAACATCCTCAACGGTGGCACTGGTAACGATACCTTGAATGTTGAGGGTTCAACAGGCGATAACCTACTCTCTGGGGACAATGGCAATGATTATCTCTTTGCCTCCAACACCTATCGCTACCCCTTGTATTCTACTTCAGGGAATAACACCCTCAACGGTGGCGCTGGTGACGATACCTTGAATGTTAACGGTTCAACAGGTGATAACCTACTTTTTGGGGACGATGGCAATGATTCTCTTAGTGCCTCTGGTTACTACGACTACTACTACTTTGAGAAATATGAGACTTCAGGCAATAACACACTCAACGGTGGTGATGGTAACGATACCTTGGATGTTCGATCTTCAACAGGCGATAACCTAGTCTTTGGGGGCGATGGCAATGATTATCTCAGTTCTAATGCCTCCACAATTAGAGGCAGTCTCTTTGACTCCTCAGGTAATAACACTCTCAACGGTGGCGATGGTAAGGATACCTTGATTGTTGGTGGAACAGGCGATAACCTAGTCTTTGGGGGCGATGGCAATGATTCTCTCTCTGTCTATGGCTACTTTGAATCCTTCCAAGAATTCAATAATGTTCCTGGAAATAACACCCTAAACGGTGGCGCTGGTGACGATACCTTGAATGTTGACCTACCACAAAGCGATAACCTACTCTCTGGGGGCGATGGTAATGATTCTCTTTTTGTCTCTGACCAGCAGTATTATTACAACGATGATGGCGCTTTTGGCAAGAACACCCTCAACGGTGGTGCTGGTAACGATACCTTAAATGCTGACATATCAAAAGGCGATAACCTACTCTCTGGGGGCAATGGCAATGATTATCTTAGTGCCTCTGGCAACCTTGACGGTAATATCGCCTCAGGTAATAATACCCTCAACGGTGGCGCTGGTAACGATATCTTGAAGGTTGACAATTCTACAGGCGATAATCTACTTGATGGGGGCAATGGCAATGATTCTCTTAGTGCCTCTGGCGCCTTGGGCAATAACACCCTCAAGGGTGGCGCTGGGAATGATACCCTAACAGGTGGGAACGGTAATGATACCCTCTATGGAGGAAATGGTGCTGATACCTTTGCTTTCAATAGTTATAATCAAGGCGTTGATAGTATTTATGACTTCAACGCAAATAATGAATTTATTCAGGTATCGGCTGCTGGTTTTGGTGGGGGGTTATTAAGAGGTTTCCTCTCTGCTAGTCAGTTTACCCTTGGAACATCTGCAACAACGATCGCTCACCGATTTATCTATGATGACACTACAGGTGCATTGTACTTTGACCAAGATGGCAGTCGAGGTGCGTTTACTCAGGTAAAATTTGCACAACTATTTGGTGGAGTGTCCCTAAGCGAAAACGATTTTTATGTGATTGCTTAA
- a CDS encoding helix-turn-helix domain-containing protein, with translation MSLTKPKANPPAADISELVRELRVVCGLTQEQFAAKLGVTLVTVNRWENDRAKPMPLALRQLNALALEMSQFGSEADREIAHRLLTQYFPKNL, from the coding sequence ATGTCGTTGACAAAGCCTAAAGCTAACCCCCCAGCTGCTGATATAAGTGAGCTTGTCCGTGAATTGAGAGTGGTGTGTGGGCTGACTCAAGAGCAATTTGCTGCCAAACTCGGTGTGACATTAGTAACCGTAAACCGTTGGGAGAACGATCGCGCCAAGCCAATGCCCTTAGCCTTGCGACAACTGAACGCTTTGGCGCTCGAAATGAGTCAGTTTGGCAGCGAAGCAGACCGCGAAATAGCTCACCGTTTGCTGACACAGTATTTTCCGAAAAATCTTTAG
- a CDS encoding Tn3 family transposase translates to MAPGGGAQQLLNECEAVNAYKGNNYLPLIWRFYKSHRRVFFRLLSALKFSSTSSEKSVVDALKFLVENSHRRGEFIKESINLDFASPQWQKLVLTQNGEHSQIIRRHLEVCVFSYLAAELRSGDICVHGSEDYADHREQLLPWSECLPLIDQYCQNLGLASTADSFVQQLKSMLADTALQVDEAYPDNRQVVINDQGEPVLKKPPRHELSLQAKALIEAVEERFPERNLIDILKNVDYWTNFTRHFGPMSGSDPKLEHAIERYLLTTFAYGCNLGPTQAARHMRGVVTARELSFVNRRHVNADKLNAALTDIINRYNVLNLPKLWGDGSTAAADGTKYELYEDNLLSEYHIRYGGYGGIAYHHVADSYVALFSHFISCGTWEAVYIIEGLLKNNSDIQPDTIHADTQGQSTPVFALAYLLGIKLMPRIRNWKDLNFFRPDKETIYKHIDLLFKDPINWGLIKTHWQDLLQVVLSIQAGKVSSPVLLRKLGNYSHKNRLYQAFQELGRVVRTVFLLEYISDIKLRQQITAATNKVEAYHGFSKWFFFGGFGIIGYNSPEEQEKIIKYNDLIANAVIFHNVVDLTNILRDLKREGYLIMREDVTALSPYMNSHIKRFGDYSIDLDTLPQTLDEVAAFVFV, encoded by the coding sequence TTGGCACCCGGAGGAGGAGCGCAGCAATTGTTGAATGAATGCGAAGCTGTCAATGCCTATAAGGGGAACAACTATCTTCCATTAATATGGCGTTTTTATAAAAGCCACCGCCGTGTTTTTTTTCGGTTACTAAGTGCTTTGAAGTTTTCATCTACTAGCAGTGAAAAAAGTGTAGTAGACGCATTAAAATTCCTTGTTGAAAATTCACATCGACGTGGCGAATTTATTAAAGAGAGTATCAATCTGGATTTTGCTTCACCCCAATGGCAGAAACTTGTGTTGACTCAAAATGGAGAACATTCTCAAATTATTCGTCGTCATTTGGAAGTTTGTGTTTTCTCTTATTTGGCGGCAGAATTAAGGTCTGGGGATATCTGTGTTCATGGTAGCGAGGATTATGCTGACCACAGAGAGCAACTACTTCCTTGGTCAGAATGTTTACCTCTGATTGACCAATATTGTCAGAATTTGGGTTTGGCTTCAACTGCCGATAGCTTTGTTCAGCAATTAAAGTCAATGCTTGCTGATACAGCACTTCAAGTAGATGAAGCTTATCCTGATAACCGTCAAGTTGTTATTAATGACCAAGGAGAACCAGTATTAAAAAAGCCGCCACGTCATGAATTGAGTCTCCAAGCCAAGGCACTGATAGAAGCAGTTGAAGAACGTTTTCCAGAACGCAATTTAATTGATATTCTGAAAAATGTTGATTATTGGACTAATTTTACAAGACATTTTGGGCCAATGAGCGGCTCTGACCCCAAGTTAGAACATGCTATTGAGCGTTATTTACTAACTACCTTTGCTTATGGTTGTAACTTAGGTCCAACACAAGCAGCACGACATATGCGGGGAGTGGTAACTGCCAGAGAGCTTTCCTTTGTCAATCGTCGTCATGTGAATGCAGATAAACTAAATGCAGCATTGACCGATATAATTAATCGCTACAATGTTTTGAACTTACCAAAGTTATGGGGTGACGGCTCAACGGCAGCAGCAGATGGAACCAAGTATGAACTTTATGAAGATAACCTGCTGTCTGAGTACCATATTCGATATGGAGGTTATGGTGGCATTGCTTACCATCACGTTGCTGATAGTTATGTGGCATTATTTAGCCACTTTATTTCTTGCGGAACATGGGAAGCAGTTTATATCATTGAAGGCTTGTTAAAAAACAACTCTGATATCCAGCCAGATACAATTCATGCCGACACTCAAGGTCAATCAACACCAGTTTTTGCATTAGCCTATTTGCTGGGTATTAAGTTAATGCCTCGCATTAGAAACTGGAAAGATTTAAATTTCTTTCGTCCTGATAAAGAAACAATTTATAAGCATATAGATTTACTTTTTAAAGATCCTATCAATTGGGGTTTAATAAAAACTCATTGGCAAGACCTTTTACAGGTTGTGCTATCAATTCAAGCCGGAAAAGTTTCTTCGCCAGTTTTATTACGAAAGTTAGGTAACTATAGCCATAAAAATCGGCTTTACCAAGCTTTTCAAGAATTGGGACGAGTAGTAAGAACAGTATTCTTATTGGAGTATATCTCTGATATTAAGTTAAGACAGCAGATTACTGCTGCGACAAATAAAGTTGAAGCTTATCATGGTTTTTCTAAATGGTTTTTCTTTGGAGGATTTGGAATAATTGGTTATAATTCTCCAGAAGAACAAGAGAAAATTATTAAATATAATGATTTGATTGCTAATGCGGTAATCTTTCACAATGTGGTTGATTTAACAAATATTCTGCGTGATTTGAAGCGTGAAGGCTATTTAATCATGCGTGAAGATGTGACCGCTTTAAGTCCTTACATGAATAGTCATATTAAACGATTTGGTGACTATTCGATTGACTTGGATACTTTACCGCAGACATTGGATGAGGTGGCAGCGTTCGTTTTCGTGTAA
- a CDS encoding helix-turn-helix domain-containing protein, producing MSTNAIGELGDELMIIDKSLIASIRWNKELGRKLKILRGTESMQSLAKRAGCAYQLIQHLERGEYPESSPRTYPTILKILTSLCKMCLKTLIFRFQFSISLSFIAQILLVG from the coding sequence ATGTCTACTAATGCAATTGGTGAACTGGGTGATGAATTAATGATTATCGATAAAAGCTTAATCGCATCTATTCGATGGAATAAGGAATTAGGCAGAAAACTGAAAATTTTACGAGGTACAGAGTCTATGCAGTCTCTGGCTAAACGAGCTGGTTGTGCTTATCAATTAATTCAGCATTTGGAGCGCGGAGAATACCCGGAATCAAGTCCAAGAACCTATCCCACTATTCTAAAAATCCTTACTTCTCTTTGCAAAATGTGCTTGAAAACCTTAATTTTTCGTTTTCAGTTCTCAATAAGCTTAAGCTTTATAGCACAAATATTATTAGTGGGATAG
- a CDS encoding helix-turn-helix domain-containing protein, which yields MLENLNFSFSVLNKLKLYSTNIISGIGSRNSAPTVSTEKLEGICQALSIKIEDFLGCPLVKLPQKIQNIA from the coding sequence GTGCTTGAAAACCTTAATTTTTCGTTTTCAGTTCTCAATAAGCTTAAGCTTTATAGCACAAATATTATTAGTGGGATAGGTTCAAGAAACTCAGCACCTACAGTTTCTACTGAAAAGCTAGAAGGTATATGCCAAGCACTTTCTATTAAAATTGAGGATTTTCTCGGATGTCCGTTAGTAAAATTACCTCAGAAAATTCAGAATATTGCTTGA